The following coding sequences are from one Vulpes vulpes isolate BD-2025 chromosome 12, VulVul3, whole genome shotgun sequence window:
- the LOC112912775 gene encoding microtubule nucleation factor SSNA1: MTQQGAALQNYNNELVKCIEELCQKREELCRQIQQEEDEKQRLQNEVRQLTEKLARVNENLARKIASRNEFDRTIAETEAAYLKILESSQTLLSVLKREAGNLTKATASEQKSSGAKDS, encoded by the coding sequence ATGACCCAGCAGGGCGCAGCGCTGCAGAATTATAACAACGAACTGGTCAAGTGCATCGAGGAGTTGTGCCAGAAGCGGGAGGAGTTGTGCCGGCAGATCCAGCAGGAGGAAGATGAGAAGCAGCGGCTGCAGAATGAAGTGAGGCAGCTGACCGAGAAACTGGCCCGCGTCAACGAGAACCTGGCCCGCAAGATTGCCTCTCGAAACGAGTTTGACCGGACCATCGCGGAGACAGAAGCTGCCTACCTCAAGATCCTGGAGAGCTCGCAGACTCTGCTTAGTGTCCTGAAGAGGGAAGCTGGGAACTTGACCAAGGCCACAGCCTCAGAGCAGAAGAGCAGCGGGGCTAAGGACAGCTGA